Within the Oncorhynchus kisutch isolate 150728-3 linkage group LG13, Okis_V2, whole genome shotgun sequence genome, the region accgtgcttctacacctgcattgcttgctgtttggggttttaggctgggtttctgtacagcactttgagatatcagctgatgtacgaagggctatataaataaatttgatttgatttgatttgaaggcttCTCATCAACCAAGGGATAGTAAAATGCTACATGTTAAAAAGGTGGACTTAGTATTATTTATTGCAATGATCATAAACTGTACAGCTCAAGCGAAGAAGAAGTCTAACAAAATTGGAGTCGTTGGAGTCAGGGTGGTGAGGTCTGGCCACCTTatcaccggggtcaaactacctgccctccaggccacctacagcacccgatgtcacaggaagaccaaaaagatcatcaaggacaacaaccacccgagccactgcattttcaccccgctatcatccagaagagtaggtcagtacaggtgcatcaaagctgggaccaagagacagaaagagtttttctgtctcaaggccatcagactgttaaatagccatcactagcacattagaggctgctgccctatatacatagacttgaaatcactggccactttaataattggaatactagtcactttaatattgTTTGACgttttacattactcatctcgtgtgtgtgcgtgtatactgtattctatcctattctactgtatcttagtctatgccgctctgacattgctcgtccaaatatttcTATATTCTTAAATTCCATTCCTTCCATTCCTTACTTTAGATTGTgggtattgttagatattacttgttagatttgactgcactgttggagctagaaacacaagcatttcgctacatctgcaataacatctgctaaatgtgtatgtgacaaatttaaTTTGACCTATTGGATTTCGAGGTCATTTTATGAGTCAACTAGTGTTAtaactggaagtctacaggaacaattagcatgctagctgttcctgTTCATCCAACTCTGGGGAAGTAAATAAatagcctcattgccaaaatctcaaACTATCCTTTTAGTTTGGAAGAAATTAGTCATTGGGGCTAATTACAAGGGGagcctttttttgttgttgtggttatTCTGTAAAATTCGTAGGTGGGACATTTTTAAATGGTCATTTTCCGGATGGAAAAACAGTTTGTCAACTTAAACGACCAAAACCAGATAGAAAGAATTCAGAAACAATATTGAACTTAATATATTTTGAATAATACCATCTTTGAGAAGGAACAATCCAATGAAAGCTCCACGGTCAGGGCGAATCAGAAATACAAAAAACAGGCATTCAGGGCACATGCTTCTTGATTGTGTTATGCTTGAGCAGAggaacacagcattagccatggcagaatgcatagaattgcaggatattatctttaaaactgcaacattttctctgctCAAtgagaaaatgtgtagaattgcagaaaatgtcATTCATAAAAACAACATATTCTACTTTACCCTTCTAGCTATATGGCTGTTCAAGTGTATACTTCCTCTTCCAATGAACTGTGGGGAGgtcaaaaaatatacagtatgatGGGGATCCCTGGGTTGCCGGTTTGCCTGAGTGGGGGTCCTTGGGCACAAAGTTTGAAAACCCCTGTATAAAATGGTATAGGCTACTTTCAGTCATTaatttctttgtctctctttcactcctctctcaagaggacctgagccctagaagcatgcctcaggactacctggcctgatgactcctggctgtccacctggtcgtgctgctgctcctccagtttcaactgttctgcttgtgacatcagctgatgtaaaaagtgctttagaaatagattttattgataaATGTTTCAGGGTTATTTAATCAGCATTTATTAGTATCAATAAATATTTGATTAACCTATTACTATAAATAGTTTTTGATGCGATATTGAATTTGGGTTCAGATTTTGTGACTTAGTAAGTAGTCTTGAACTCACCAAAATAAATCCTCTGGCTTCAACCTCATGATCAACTCTAAACTTAGATGATCTACTTACCTGGGTGAGTTTTAGTCTgagtaatgtatgtgtgtgtggaagcTACATTGAAATGTTATTAACTTTTTGTATTACCAGTCACATTGCGACTAATGGAGAATGAGCAAATGATAACGTTAATATTCCCTTCTCCTGAGCAATGTAGCTTTCATCGGTTGCCTTTTTCCTTATCAATGATTTTAATTTGCTGTCAAAATCACCTCCATTAAGGACATTTACTGGAAGACCCTGATCAGACACAAGACAATGACACAGTGGATGGGAAATCTATTAAGACTTCATTTCTTAATGTTTTTTTACAATACAATTTGAACATGGATCAGTCACATTTTGCCTGATTTAAGTTACATAAATCAATCAATGATTCAAATGGAAAACAGATTGTATTTTTGCCTTTGGGTTGTCCCCAAACTTTCTGGTTACACAGCTAGAATGAGATTAAGAAGGATTAGACAGTGAAGTCATCAAATTGAAGATTATCCAGGAAGTATATCGGCATTGGAAGCCAAATTGAAGTCCCAATGAATGGAGCTGACTGAAACAATGGAAACAGTTGGCTCCGATACTTACGGGTCTCGTTTTTGACATCTCCGTctaatccctctttctctcattttttatttttgaacctttatttaactagtcaagtcagtcaAGTCAGATTTAGGGGAAGAGCTTTCACTGATTCAGATGAACACCCACTTTCACAGTAATTGTCCTCTGTTACAAAATGTTGATTTATCACCATCTAATGTTCTTGGTATACCGTTTCCTTTTGTGAGTTGAAGGAGATGCGTGAAATTATGTTTATTGCCTGTTTACATTGAATAATTTACCCTCCAATATCCCTGTGTTTTGGCTTTGTTGTTATACCCCAGGTTTTGTGAAgggaagactgttggaaaagcattccagatgaagccagttgagagaatcccaagagtatgcaaagctgtcaaggcaaaggatggctacttttgaagaatctaaaatatattttgatgtaacacttttttggttactacatgattccatgtgtgttatttcatagttttgatatcttcactattattctacaatgttgaataTAGtccaaataaaaacccttgagtagatgtgtccaaccTTTGGTACTGTAGATTtgagcaataaggcctgaggtgtagtatatggccaatataccacagctaagggctgttcttatgcgcgACACAGAGTGCCTgaacacagcccttagctgtggtatattggccatatatcaaacTCTCGAGGTGCCTTAATGctattataaactaattaccaacGTAGTTATAGCAGTACGGtgtgatataccatggctgtcagccaatcagctttcagggctcgaaccacccagtttattatttatttttgactACTGTAAATATGAGCACCCCACTGCTTTTTTTGTATGTGTAGACTACATCTTCTTTGGACGCCAGGTCCTGGTAAATTCTTAATGGACAACTGGAAAGAGTTGAACATTTCTCTTCTGTTCATGCTGCTGGGTTGGACAGTGAGGTAGTGACAGATACTACAATAACTCAGGTCTGTGTgtagagtgccttcagaaagcattcatacaCCTAGACTTACTCCactttgtgttacagcctgaattcaaaatggatgacgACATAAGTCGCACCCATCTacaaatttaatacattttttgcaaatgtattgaaaatgaaatatagaaatatcttatttagataagtattcaaacccctgagtcaatacatgttagaatcacctttgtcagtgattacagctgtgaaccTTTCTGGGTCTAACAGCACACCTGGACTGAACGAAACTTGCACAttatttaaattcttcaagctctgtcaagttggttgttggccATTACTAGACAGCCATTTAAGTCTTGCCTTATTTTCGAGTTGATTTAAGCCAAAACTAAGTAACTGCAGTGTATATTGTgtttgaggttattgtcctgctgaaaggtgaatttgtctcccagtgtctgttggaagcagactaaaccaggttttcctctaggattttgcctgtgtttagctctattccatttgaaTTTTTATCCTATTGCCGATAACaagcatacccacaacatgatgcagccaccagcaTGCTCGAAAATATGAAGACTGGTGCTCGTGTTttgtttgccccaaacataaaccATGTATCCAAGACCTTCAAATGTTTTAATCCTTCTTGGTGTAATATCATttgtggattcaaataaagtatttagTGTGTAAGGACATGTTTCATAATATTGAACAAAAGTCCAAGTCTTGTCTTTATGCTGCTTAGTTTAATTCAGACCAACCACCACAGTTCTTAGTTAAAATTAGACCAACCACCACAGTTCTTAGTTAAAATCAGACCAACCACCACAGTTCTTAGTTAAAATCAGACCAACCACCACAGTTCTTAGTTAAAATCAGACCAACCACCACAGTTCTTAGTCAAAATCAGACCAACCACCACAGTTCTTAGTTCAAATCAGACCAACCACCACAGTTCTTAGTTAAAATCAGACCAACCACCACAGTTCTTAGTTAAAATCAGACCAACCACCACAATTCTTAGTTAAAATCAGACCAACCACCACAGTTCTTAGTCTAAATCAGACCAACCACCACAGTTCTTAGTTCAAATCAGACCAACCACCACAGTTCTTAGTTCAAATCAGACCAACCCCTGCAGTTCAGAAAATCAACATTGTTTTGAAGAAATACTTTAGTACACAAAATGCACAAAGTATTATGTCAGTGTTATTTCAAGAATTGTTTATTTTTGGGGTTAATGTTTAACTTCTCCATGCTTCCTCCTGACCGTGCATTGCTGCAGCACAAGAGGGGCATCATTATGGTTTTATTACACACAAATTATGCCTGATGAAATACACAATCAATGGGATTTACACATTTTGAATTTACATAGAATTTACATCGATTTTACACTCAATTGAGACttcagaggagagaagacaggaaagAAATACAAATCCGCCCAATGAAGAGGAAGATATCCAAGTGGTCTCTCTGGTCTATGTTCCTCAGAGAAGATCTCCTGCAAGACAAAAACGGTCAGCCCCAGTTTCCTACTTcccagtcgtgtgtgtgtgtgtgtgtgtgtgcgcattacCGTATGCATGCGTGCCTCACATTTAGCCACAGGTGTAAGCCACATCCAGGTACTTGTAGGTTCCTACACAGGGATCTCCATACAGAGAGTTGGACGCCGGGACGTCACACTGGCTCTTCCCATTACACCTGTGTCAACGACAGGTACAGGTTAACACTACAGTCATGTTTCTACAGTACAGGTTAACACTACAGTCATGTTTCTACAGTACAGGTTAATACTACAGTCATGTTTCTACAGTACAGGTTAACACTACAGTCTTGTTTCTACAGTACAGGTTAACACTACAGTCATGTTTCTACAGTACAGGTtaacactacagtacaggttAACACTACAGTCCAGGTTAACGCTACAGTCTTGTTTCTACAGTACAGGTTAACACTACAGTCATGTTTCTACAGTACAGGTTAACACTACAGTCATGTTTCTACAGTCCAGGTTAACGCTACAGTCATGTTTCTACAGTACAGGTTAACACTACAGTCCAGGTTAACACTACATTCCAGGTTAACTCTACAGTCATGATTCTACAGTACAGGTtaacactacagtacaggttAACACTACAGTCATGTTTCTACAGTACAGGTTAACACTATTCATGTTTCTACAGTACAGGTTAACACTATTCATGTTTCTACAgtacaggttaacactagtcatgtttctacagtacaggttaacactagtcATGTTTCTACAGTACAGGTTAACACTACAGTCCAGGTTAACACTACATTCATGTTTCTACAGTACAGGTTAACACTACAGTCATGTTTCTACAGTACAGGTTAACACTACAGTCATGTTTCTACAGTCCAGGTTAACACTACAGTCATGTTTCTACAGTACAGGTTAACACTACAGTCATGCGTTTCTAATAGTACACACTGCAGGTACAATACCTCTCTGCCACCTTACTGGTGGTTATGGATTGGCTGAGACAGTTGGTGTTGGCTAGTTGGTTAGCGGGCCGATTAAAGGAACACACTAGCTGGTCACGGCGGCCATAGTTGGCACTGTAGATCTGGATCGTTCCTTCATctgagggagatgaggaggagtgGTAAGACTGGATGTCTTTGGTGTGTTCTAGTGATGGTAATATAAACTGTATATAATACTGCTCTACTATGCTATTATATAATTTATATATCATCATATGAGAGGATAATATATTGTATAGCAGAGTGTTGACAAGCTTACCACATTCTAGAACATTAGAGCCTTACCACATTCTAGTAGAGCATCAGAGCCTTACCACATTCTAATAGAACATCAGAGCCTTACCACATTCTAGTAGAGCATCAAAGCCTTACCACATTCTAGTAGAACATCAGAGCCTTACCACATTCTAATAGAACATCAGAGCCTTACCACATTCTAGTAGAACATCAGAGCCTTACCACATTCTAGTAGAACATCAGAGCCTTACCACATTCTAATAGAACATCAGAGCCTTACCACATTCTAGTAGAACATCAGAACCTTACCACATTCTAGTAGAACATCGGAGACTTACCACATTCTAATAGAACATCAGAGCCTTACCACATTCTAATAGAACATCAGAACCTTACCACATTCTAGTAGAACAGCAGAGCCTTACCACATTCTAATAGAACATCAGATCCTTACCACATTCTAGTAGAGCATCAGAGCCTTACCACATTCTCGTAGAGCATCAGAGCCTTACCACATTCTAGTAGAACATCAGAGCCTTACCACATTCTCGTAGAGCATCAGAGCCTTACCACATTCTAGTAGAGCAGCAGAGCCTTACCACATTCTAGTAGAACAGCAGAGCCTTACCACATTCTAGTAGATCATCAGAGCCTTACCACATTCTAGTAGAACAGCAGAGCCTTACCACATTCTAGTAGAACAGCAGAGCCTTCCCACATTCTAGTTGAACATCAGAGCCTTACCACATTCTAGTAGAGCATCAGAGCCTTACCACATTCTATTTGAACATCAGAGCCTTACCACATTCTAATAGAACATCAGAGCCTTACCACATTCTAATAGAACATCAGAGCCTTACCACATTCTAATAGAACATCAGAGCCTTACCACATTCTGGTAGAACATTAGAGCCTTACCACATTCTAGTTGAACATCAGAGCCTTAACACATTCTAGTTGAACATCAGAGCCTTACCACATTCTAGTTGAACATCAGAGCCTTACCACATTCTAATAGAACATCAGAGCCTCACCACATTCTAGTTGAACATCAGAGCCTTACCACATTCTAATAGAACATCAGAGCCTCACCACATTCTAGTAGAACATCAGAGCCTTCACACGTGATGCTGCGTGCTGCCAAGACAAACAAACAGGAATTACACACCACACTGGCCACTGCTGGGCAGACATAAATAAAATACACACATTTTCATAGCAGACATTAGCCTGGTTTAGTGTTTTGTATTAATATACATAGAAACAGACTGACTTGCTGGGATGCAGGTGTAGGTGGTTTCCAGGTATTTGTAGATTCCAACACAGGGGTCAGAAGTACGGAAGACTTCAGTGTTCACTTCACACAC harbors:
- the LOC109884195 gene encoding L-rhamnose-binding lectin CSL2-like, which translates into the protein MLLVRLTAFTLLAAVCCTLPAAAMRAVTCDNGENVQFLICDSGVIFIERALYGRTDGTTCKEGRPANQLTDTQCSQTGTLEVLSHRCNGKQVCEVNTEVFRTSDPCVGIYKYLETTYTCIPATRSITCEGSDVLLECDEGTIQIYSANYGRRDQLVCSFNRPANQLANTNCLSQSITTSKVAERCNGKSQCDVPASNSLYGDPCVGTYKYLDVAYTCG